GCCGCTGCTGCCCTGGTAACTCTGGTTAGGGCTGGGGGGTGATGGAGACACTGAGGCCTAGAAGAAGGAGCAAAGGACTGAGAGATAATCCTTGATTCCTTCCCACACCACCATTTAGCTCCAGGGGTTCCCCCTGCCCCTGTACCTGCAGTGCCCTCTGCAGACGAGCCCGCTCCCTTTGCTCCTGGGGCTCGGGCTGATTGCGCACTGCTGAGGGTGGCCCCAGCTCCTCCATTttccccttctgcctcctcctcaggGGCTCTGGCTCCGGCCTCCGGCGCTTCCCCAGGGGACGTgagacccctcccccagggccctgccctgAAGGGAAGCTGTAAGAGGCCTCCttatccccccagccccctcccggACACCCCAAAGACCTCCCCATCTCCATACATATGCCTCCCCCATTAATACCCTGAGAATTTCCCCATCCTCCCTGGACCAGTGACCTGGTGGGGGCTCCATCTCCAGTAAGGGGCTCCACAGGGGGAGGGATCCGAGCATGGAGACCAAACAAGCATTTCCTCTTCTTAATCTCCCTCCCTGAAATGAAACTGGGGTGAGGAGAGAAATGATACAGGGTCAGTGCAGTAATAAAGGGCCCCTCTGATGCCATTACTCTATCCTTTTCAGAGATGAACTTCCAGGTGGGCTGCAGCCCCTTTCCTCCCAGGCTTCCATAGCCCCATCTCTTTCTGAGCCTCCCTCCAACTCACCGGTCCTTGTGGCTGTTGAGAGCAGAGAGGAGTTTGGAAGAACGTTCTCCCTTGGGAGTGTctgagagctggggaaggggaaagaaaaggagatcaGGGGAACAGtggtccctctcccttcccccattcttTATACTCCTCTGttccaccctcacccccaaagCTTCACCACCCCTTACCTCCCCGAGAAGCAAACTGTCCCAATTCTCAGAGGTGAAGGGGAGGATCTCACGGTCaaaatcaaagtattttttcttaCAGCAAACGCTGAGGTGATAGAGGACAAGATGGGCCACGTCCACCCTGGAGAAATATTGAGTTATCAAGGTGGTGGCAGCCTTGCAAAAACCTAGAGTCCCAAGGTGGGAGATTGGGGCACATAGGGTGAAATCCTGGGGGTGCTGAGAAAGGACCTACGCTGAGGTCATGCTAGCTCACCAGCGAAGCTGTAGCCTCCTGACCTTCTCAGggcccccccgacacacacagcATTCGAACTCATAGAACCTGGAAGTGGgcaaaagggagggagagaacacaccTTACACAAGAAAACAATACCAGGCTACGGAGGACTCACAAACAAGGACAGGGCGCACAGGGGAGGCAAGCTtcagaggctggggagagaatGGAGCTGAGGCATCGTGGGGCACGGCTCCGCTGAGTGAGCGGAGCGGAGCTGGAGGGCTCCGGTCTCACCTGTCCCCGTAGAGGAGGGGCTTGCTCAGACACTGGGTGCAGGCCTCATGGAACCACTGCAGGCAGCTCCGGCACTGCAGCATCTTCAGGTTCCACCTGAGGAGCAGCACAGGACTCGTGACCCCCAGACCCTGCCCCCACCTGAACGGCCCCACACCCTACTCACCACCTACTTCTGTCCTCTTCAGCACTCCCCTCGTCCTTTCTCCTCCACTCCCTGgaattcctcccaccccactccatcACTCATTCCCAACCGCCctccgcccccccctcccccgttaCTCACTCCCCGGGGCCACCACAGTAACAGTAGCTCTGCTGCCGGTTGCTCAGATGTCCAGCATCCCAGTCTAGCCCCTTTAGTCCATATGGCAGTGAcagcttcatgcccagcatggccCGGGCATAGGGGCCCTTCTTCAGTGCACCCCCCCTCTGCAGAAAGGGAACAGGCAGGCTgcctcagaggggtgggggggggtgcggaaAGGCTTGGGAGAAGCTATGGATGGGAGGTTCCCACAGGAAAGTGACTTACCTTGGTGGCAATGGCGAAGACGCACTGGCGGCAGACCCAGGATGTGCCCTCTCCTTCTCCAGGGGCTGGGGCCCTTGGAACGTGGCAGTCCTGGTGGTAAGCTGAATAACAATAATATTGACGGTAGGCCACTTACTGCACTGCATACCTGTGTGTGCTAGCAACTGGGATAGGAGGAGTCTCGGCCACCTCACTTCATCCTTTACCATGATCCAGCTGTAGTGGGTGAATTAcccttattttacaggtgaggggaCAGGCTCCTAGGGGTTTGGGGATTTGCCCAAGGCCTTACGGTTAGAAAAGGGTGTATCTGAACCACCCTCTGTCTACAAAGCTCACACCTCCACATTTCATGGCTGTTTCTCCCTGTGCTGGAAGGGAGTGAGATTACAGAGTTGAAACTGGCCGGAGCAGTGGCTTGGGGACTCAGGACAGGTGGCATAAGGACCAGTGGTGGAGGGAAGAGTTGAGAGGCAGCCTAGAAGGCTCAGGGCAAGGTGGACCATTCAGGTGTCCTGCCCTCTCACCGTGGCGACACTTCTCACAGCTGACCAGCCGGTTCCCAGGGACCACAGTCTCAGATCGACAGACACAGCAGAGAAgttcctccccggggagggcaGCTATGAGGGAACACAGTGTTACGGGGCCTATGCTTAAggccccttcccatcccccacgCCAGGTTTCTGCTTTCCATGGCATGCACACACTTGGGCCTCTAGGGTCTCACCGGGGCTGATGTCTTTCCATAGAACCAGAAACTGGGAATCATCCTCAAACTGGACCAGACACACCTCCCGAGCACTGTCCACCTGGAATGGA
Above is a window of Zalophus californianus isolate mZalCal1 chromosome 7, mZalCal1.pri.v2, whole genome shotgun sequence DNA encoding:
- the PHF1 gene encoding PHD finger protein 1 isoform X3, with the protein product MAQPPRLSRSGAPPLWDPASPAPTSGPRPRLWEGQDVLARWTDGLLYLGTIKKVDSAREVCLVQFEDDSQFLVLWKDISPAALPGEELLCCVCRSETVVPGNRLVSCEKCRHAYHQDCHVPRAPAPGEGEGTSWVCRQCVFAIATKRGGALKKGPYARAMLGMKLSLPYGLKGLDWDAGHLSNRQQSYCYCGGPGEWNLKMLQCRSCLQWFHEACTQCLSKPLLYGDRFYEFECCVCRGGPEKVRRLQLRWVDVAHLVLYHLSVCCKKKYFDFDREILPFTSENWDSLLLGELSDTPKGERSSKLLSALNSHKDRFISGREIKKRKCLFGLHARIPPPVEPLTGDGAPTSFPSGQGPGGGVSRPLGKRRRPEPEPLRRRQKGKMEELGPPSAVRNQPEPQEQRERARLQRALQASVSPSPPSPNQSYQGSSGYNFRPTDARCLPSPIRMFASFHPSASTAGTSGDGEPPDRSPLELHIGFPTDIPKSAPHSMTASSSSVPAPSPGLPRRSAPPSSLCRSLSPGTGGGVRGGVGYLSRGDPVRVLARRVRPDGSVQYLVEWGGGGIF
- the PHF1 gene encoding PHD finger protein 1 isoform X6, yielding MAQPPRLSRSGAPPLWDPASPAPTSGPRPRLWEGQDVLARWTDGLLYLGTIKKVDSAREVCLVQFEDDSQFLVLWKDISPAALPGEELLCCVCRSETVVPGNRLVSCEKCRHAYHQDCHVPRAPAPGEGEGTSWVCRQCVFAIATKRGGALKKGPYARAMLGMKLSLPYGLKGLDWDAGHLSNRQQSYCYCGGPGEWNLKMLQCRSCLQWFHEACTQCLSKPLLYGDRFYEFECCVCRGGPEKVRRLQLRWVDVAHLVLYHLSVCCKKKYFDFDREILPFTSENWDSLLLGELSDTPKGERSSKLLSALNSHKDRFISGREIKKRKCLFGLHARIPPPVEPLTGDGAPTRPQCLHHPPALTRVTRAAAATTSGPQTPAACPVPSGCSLPSTPLPAPQGPLGMVNPQTGHPWNFTLVSPQTSLKVPPTR
- the PHF1 gene encoding PHD finger protein 1 isoform X2, with protein sequence MAQPPRLSRSGAPPLWDPASPAPTSGPRPRLWEGQDVLARWTDGLLYLGTIKKVDSAREVCLVQFEDDSQFLVLWKDISPAALPGEELLCCVCRSETVVPGNRLVSCEKCRHAYHQDCHVPRAPAPGEGEGTSWVCRQCVFAIATKRGGALKKGPYARAMLGMKLSLPYGLKGLDWDAGHLSNRQQSYCYCGGPGEWNLKMLQCRSCLQWFHEACTQCLSKPLLYGDRFYEFECCVCRGGPEKVRRLQLRWVDVAHLVLYHLSVCCKKKYFDFDREILPFTSENWDSLLLGELSDTPKGERSSKLLSALNSHKDRFISGREIKKRKCLFGLHARIPPPVEPLTGDGAPTSFPSGQGPGGGVSRPLGKRRRPEPEPLRRRQKGKMEELGPPSAVRNQPEPQEQRERARLQRALQASVSPSPPSPNQSYQGSSGYNFRPTDARCLPSSPIRMFASFHPSASTAGTSGDGEPPDRSPLELHIGFPTDIPKSAPHSMTASSSSVPAPSPGLPRRSAPPSSLCRSLSPGTGGGVRGGVGYLSRGDPVRVLARRVRPDGSVQYLVEWGGGGIF
- the PHF1 gene encoding PHD finger protein 1 isoform X4, yielding MAQPPRLSRSGAPPLWDPASPAPTSGPRPRLWEGQDVLARWTDGLLYLGTIKKVDSAREVCLVQFEDDSQFLVLWKDISPAALPGEELLCCVCRSETVVPGNRLVSCEKCRHAYHQDCHVPRAPAPGEGEGTSWVCRQCVFAIATKRGGALKKGPYARAMLGMKLSLPYGLKGLDWDAGHLSNRQQSYCYCGGPGEWNLKMLQCRSCLQWFHEACTQCLSKPLLYGDRFYEFECCVCRGGPEKVRRLQLRWVDVAHLVLYHLSVCCKKKYFDFDREILPFTSENWDSLLLGELSDTPKGERSSKLLSALNSHKDRFISGREIKKRKCLFGLHARIPPPVEPLTGDGAPTSFPSGQGPGGGVSRPLGKRRRPEPEPLRRRQKGKMEELGPPSAVRNQPEPQEQRERARLQRALQASVSPSPPSPNQSYQGSSGYNFRPTDARCLPRSPLELHIGFPTDIPKSAPHSMTASSSSVPAPSPGLPRRSAPPSSLCRSLSPGTGGGVRGGVGYLSRGDPVRVLARRVRPDGSVQYLVEWGGGGIF
- the PHF1 gene encoding PHD finger protein 1 isoform X5, yielding MAQPPRLSRSGAPPLWDPASPAPTSGPRPRLWEGQDVLARWTDGLLYLGTIKKVDSAREVCLVQFEDDSQFLVLWKDISPAALPGEELLCCVCRSETVVPGNRLVSCEKCRHAYHQDCHVPRAPAPGEGEGTSWVCRQCVFAIATKRGGALKKGPYARAMLGMKLSLPYGLKGLDWDAGHLSNRQQSYCYCGGPGEWNLKMLQCRSCLQWFHEACTQCLSKPLLYGDRFYEFECCVCRGGPEKVRRLQLRWVDVAHLVLYHLSVCCKKKYFDFDREILPFTSENWDSLLLGELSDTPKGERSSKLLSALNSHKDRFISGREIKKRKCLFGLHARIPPPVEPLTGDGAPTRPQCLHHPPALTRVTRAAAATTSGPQTPAACPAVPSGCSLPSTPLPAPQGPLGMVNPQTGHPWNFTLVSPQTSLKVPPTR
- the PHF1 gene encoding PHD finger protein 1 isoform X1, with protein sequence MAQPPRLSRSGAPPLWDPASPAPTSGPRPRLWEGQDVLARWTDGLLYLGTIKKVDSAREVCLVQFEDDSQFLVLWKDISPAALPGEELLCCVCRSETVVPGNRLVSCEKCRHAYHQDCHVPRAPAPGEGEGTSWVCRQCVFAIATKRGGALKKGPYARAMLGMKLSLPYGLKGLDWDAGHLSNRQQSYCYCGGPGEWNLKMLQCRSCLQWFHEACTQCLSKPLLYGDRFYEFECCVCRGGPEKVRRLQLRWVDVAHLVLYHLSVCCKKKYFDFDREILPFTSENWDSLLLGELSDTPKGERSSKLLSALNSHKDRFISGREIKKRKCLFGLHARIPPPVEPLTGDGAPTRSLVQGGWGNSQGINGGGICMEMGRSLGCPGGGWGDKEASYSFPSGQGPGGGVSRPLGKRRRPEPEPLRRRQKGKMEELGPPSAVRNQPEPQEQRERARLQRALQASVSPSPPSPNQSYQGSSGYNFRPTDARCLPSSPIRMFASFHPSASTAGTSGDGEPPDRSPLELHIGFPTDIPKSAPHSMTASSSSVPAPSPGLPRRSAPPSSLCRSLSPGTGGGVRGGVGYLSRGDPVRVLARRVRPDGSVQYLVEWGGGGIF